In Actinobacillus equuli, the genomic stretch TACGATTAACCAACTCAACTTTTGAGGAGCAACTCAGTAAGTGGTTTATCTATTTACTAAATTAAAAACGCTTATTAAATTCTATAAAAGCACGATGTTTATCATAGCTGTAAAAAACATGATTACTTTTCACTTTATTAAAGCTATAAGTTACACGCGGTGTAATACCCCAATAATGAATTGCCCTATGCCAGATACTCGCATTAAGTCCATATTCTTTATTACGTTGTGTAATATTAAAAATAGGCATTGGTCCTTTATAATCTTTCTCTGCATAACTGAGAGACAAACGTGTAGATAATCCAAAACTCCATTCTTGCCCCCAGCCCAATGAAACTCCACGACGCATATAGCTATCATCCTTATCTCGCGTTGCCGTACGGTTATAACTCAAGTTTGTAAACCAATACTGTTTTGCATTAGCCAAATAAGTTAAACCCGTCGAAATAAAGTGATAATTACCATTAAGGTGCTTTCTATCCATATAGCGAACTTCAGCATATTCATAAGTTGAATTAAATTGCCATTTCGGGGAGACCCAGTGACTAAATTCGAGCGTTGTACCGCTTGTTTTCGAGAAACGTTTAAGTGAATCGCTACTTGAAGAACCACCTGCATATAGCGTTTGTTCCATAAATGGCAACAGCGCTAAATTTGTACGCGCATTTTGATAACCTAAACCAAAACTTCCTCTGCCTGAAAACTCATTGTATTTATGATTATTCCAATAATATTTTCCATTGGTATCTAAACGGAATTCATTGTAAATACCATTTCCCCAAGACCATTTTTTCCCTACGTTAAAATTAAAACCAAAGCCTTGCGCAGACTCTGATTTTGGTGCTGTCCACTTACCATAAGTCGTGCCATTTTTGGGGGCATTATTGATATTTGGATCATTTAGATATGTCACTCCACCTGAAAACACCCAACGATCTTGTTTAGCTATAGCACTTAAATATTGATCAATACCTTGCTTTAGTTCCTCCGGAATATTTTCAGAGCGAACTTTTTGAAACTGATCTTCTGCCGCATCATTTTCATTATTCTCAAATAGCGCAATCGCAAGTTGCAAACGAGCCATTGTAATTTCAGAATTTTGTGCCAAAACTTCTCGGTAAAGTGCGATAGCAGCAGAATGATCATGCTGTTTTACTAAAATTGCTTTTATCCACTTCTCTAATATAGGGTCTTGAAATTCAGTCGGAAGCTTTTGATAAATCGGGTAGAGTAACGCAACATTTTCTGCATTATTTTGCATAACAGCAGGAATCATTGCACGCACAACTAAGCTTGGATGATGCGAGAGTTCCTCTTTAGAAATAGAAATACTTTTGGCAGAAGACGTTAATTCTGCCTTAGCCTTCACAGGAATGGTCTTTTGGGTAGGAATTTGCTGCGTTTCCGTTTGAAAACGGTGATCATTCAACCTTTCTTGGATTTGTTGCTGTTCGCTTATTTCAGCATAAATTTGACCGCTCAATGTGAGAAAAAATAAAGAACTAAAAAATTTCTGATTCATAGAAAATTATCCATAGAAATGTTCTTATAAAAAGCATCACTAACTTATTTATAAGCTATTTTATTTTTGTAAAGATACAATAAAAGCCACAAATAAAGACTTATTGTGGCTTTTTTAGGAATTTGCTAGATTGGGTAGATTCCCCATCATACAAATTATCTTAAACTTTTATTTAGTAGAAGAATCCACTTTTTTCCCACCGAAAATACTAAGATGATTTTCTGCTTCGTCTTCAACGAAACCTGCTAATTCATCAGCATCTTTACCGTAGAAGTGTCCATCAACATTAACCGTTCCCCTTCTACTATGGAAATGATTCCCTTCAATTATTGCACCAAGACCATAACTACTACCCCCCGGGTAGAATCCTTTTAATTCCCCTGTTAAACGTTTTTCACCGAAGTCCGCTTTAAATGTTGCAACACCTACAGGTGCACCATAGGAAATATAACTACCTTCGTAGTTAAAAGTTCCTTGTTGAGGAATTTCAGAGTGCTTAGTTGGGGTACCTTGAACAAAGTAAGTCCACTGATTATCAGTGAGTTGATGGATCCCATATTTGATACTAGAAAATATATTATCATTACTTAGAAATGTGCCATCCTCCTTAAGGATTACATACTCAGATTTATTTGGACTACTTACGCTTACATCGAATTTTTGACCATCAACAACAAGTTGCGTAATATTTTCACTTTTGAGTGATTGAGGGTTAAAATCAAGAGCTCTAGCACGTCCTGTAAATGTAAATGTATACCCTTTTCCTTCAACTGTCTGAGTATTATTAGATTTTAATTCTGGTTGCTTAGGCTCTTCTATATTAGCTTTTGGTTCCGGTTCCTTAGGCTCTTCCATATTAGTTTTTGGTTCCGGTTCCTTAGGCTCTTCCATATTAGTTTTTGGTTCCGGTTCCTTAGGTTCTTCCATATTAGCTTTTGGTTCCGGTTCCTTAGGTTCTTCCATATTAGCTTTTGGTTCCGGTTCCTTAGGCTCTTCCATATTAGTTTTTGGTTCTGGTCCCTTAGGCTGAATCACATCAGGTAGTGACTCTAATTGCGGTTGTTTAGGCTGAATCGCATCAGGTAGTGACTCTAATTGCGGTTGTTTAGGCTGAATCGCATCAGATTTTGGAGCTTGCTGTTTTTGTCCTTGTTTAAGTTCTTGCTTCTGTTCAACCTTTGGTTTTGGTGCTGAATTTTTACTACCACCGCCACCACTTGAACATGCAGCAATCGCCATACTTAAAGCAGCAAGACTTATTTTTGTTAAAGTTTTCATAGATTCTCCTTTTTAGTAATTGTTCGATACTTGATTCATTGATTAAAAACAAAGCTATCAATAAATGAACTTGACTCAATAATACATATCTTTACAAAATATGTAAAGATTGTTTTTAATATTATTTGTTTTTCCATACCCCTCGGTAGAAGACGACATTACATTACGCTAAACATCTACCATTTCTAATACTAGGGCTACAATAATATTGGCAAACATTCTCTTGATGAACGATTTTTCTGACGGCTGAGAAAGTAATCTATTACGCGCTAATATCAATAATATTTTTTCTTTGTAAGTAATTTGTTCAAAATTTACAAAAAACATTCAAAATCTGACCGTTTGTCTGCAAGACAAGAATAATCGCTTGCCTTAGCATAAAAATTACCTATAATAGAAAGCCTTGCATATCGCTAGAAAAGATATGTAATCCGATGGGGCGTTATTGGTTCCTCGCAACGGTGTTCAGCTTACTTAGTCAGGTTCGGAAGAAAGCAGCTTGGGTTGAAATTTCTGTGTGCCGAGGGTTGCTGGTAATGCCCCACCCTTTTATATCCTCTCAAAGATCTTGCCTATTTTTTCTGTTCCATTTTCATATCATGCAAAATAAAAGCGGTTAAATTCCACTTAAAATTTACTACTTGCAAATTTATTGTGAAATTTAACCGCTTGTTACAACGCTTTGTAATCTAATCTAAAACTACTCTTTTTCCTGTTTCGGTAATTTGTATAGCTGGTTTTTATATAAATAGCTACCGAGCAGCGCATGTGCTAACGCTTCTTTCTTCATAGCTTCCGGCTGTTCTTGCGCTTTTAAGCTGTGATCCGCTTTATTGTAAACAAAACCTTGAATCGGCGTATTTGGACGCATCACTACTACCGAGCCATCACCTTTCATCATCGCTTGTGTTGCATTGTATTGCATAAAGGCACGATTCGGATTTACATCTTTAGTTAAATCATAACCCAACATAGGATATTCTCCACTCACACCGGCAAGTGAAAGTAAAGTCGCCGGCATATCAATTTGGCTGACTAAACGGTTATCACGTTTTGCTTCAATGCCCTCACCGATAAACAATGCTGGAATGTGGAAATGCTGAATCGGTACTAAATACTCGCCAAATGCTCTAGAGTCGTGATCCGCAATCACTAAAAAGACAGTATCTTTCCAATACGCTGATTTTTTGGCTAACTCAAAGAAATGCCCAATCGCAAAATCGGCATATTTTGCTGCATTATTTCGGGTTTGTTTCGGCTGCTCATATAATTCGATTTTACCGTCCGGGAATTCAAACGGATCATGATTACTTGAGCTAAACACTAAGCTGAAAAACGGTTTACCTTCTTTGTGTAACTGAGTGAAAGTTTCATTCGCTTTATCAAACAGATCTTCGTCACTCATACCCCAAGTCGCTTTAAATTTCGGATTTTTATAATCTTTTTCATCAATAATGCGGGTAAAGCCGTTGCCATAGAAAAAGCTCGCCATATTGTCGAAATGTTTTTCTCCGCCATAGATAAAGCTAGTATCATAGCCTTGACGGCGTAACAGCTCGGCAATGCTAAAGAAATTAGTCTGGCTCTTGGTTAATTTTACCACTGCACGTGCCGGTGTCGGAGTAAAGCCGGTAGTAACCGCTTCAATACCTCGTACCGAACGGGTTCCGGTGGCATATAAATTCTCAAATAACCAACCTTCTTTTGCCAAGCGGTCAAAATTTGGGGTAAGCGGTTTGCCGCCAAGCGTTCCAACAAACTGCGCGCCTAAACTTTCTTCTAAAACAATCACGATATTTTTCGGCTTGCCTTGATAGGTCGCTTGGTTATAGGTCAATGTTGGGATTTCCGTTGAAATATAGTCAGAATCCGCTCTGCCTCGCGCTTGTTTAACTAAGGCAAACATTTCTTCTGTCGACATTTTACCGTACTGTTCGGAAGATTTATCTTCATCTTTTAATTGCTGCACTGCATAAAGTACCGAATAACCGGAACTCAATACCAGTGAATTTACTAACGGATCACTAGAAAACGCCACCATTGCCGGGTTAATGCCACGGTGCGCCAATGAAGAACGTCCGCCGACAAACACTAAAGCGGCAACTAATAAGCCGATTAACGGGCGGAATTTCCAATTCGGGAAACGAAGATTGTTAGTCGCCCAACCAGACAATTTCCAATATACCACTAACGAAATCACCGCCAATAATGAGCTAATAATTACCGAAGCCAAATGCCCGTTAATCAGCATAGTAAACACTTCTTTCGGGTGTACTAAATATTCAATAAACAGTCGGTTCGGACGTAAATCGAAGGTCTCAATAAAGTTTGGCGTCGCCGCTTCCATAAAGAGAATAAAGACCGAACCGGCTGTGAGCCAGATACGCAAAATGATACGCCATACGTTGCCTAAAAAAGTATTGTTATTTAAGAAAAGTGCGGTAAATAATGCGGGAACGCCGAATAGCCAACAAAGTGCAGAAATATCAATGCGAATGCCCTGTAAGAAAAGCGGTAACCAGCCATCAACGGCGGAAACTCGTTCAGATTGCCATAGGCTAAGTCCTAGGCGAGATAAAGACAGTATGAGTAGATTGATCCCAACAAAAAACAGTATTGGGAACAACACAGAACGGCGTTGTTCCATAAATTCTCCTTTTAAATTTAAAATAAAGCGCATACCGATAATCGGCTACGCGAATAATATAGAATGATTATTAAGATTTTATTAAGACTTGATCACCTAAGCGAATTACACCGCTATTTTGAGGCACTAAATGAATACCAAAAACCGGCTTACCCTTTTCATTGGCATGCATTTGCTTAAGTGTTCTAAAAGGCTCAACATTTGGGTCGAGTTCAAGTGTGGTTAAATCACGGGTAATCATGACACAACGTGTGCATAATGCAGATTTCGTGAATATGACCTCACCGATTTGTACTTGTTCCCACTGTTCCTCTTCAAACGCCTGATTTCCGTCCACTACAATATTCGGACGAAAGCGTTCCATTGAAATCTCAACAGGTGACCATTCCTTGACTTGTTCAAGTGATTTTTCCGACATCAGTGAAACCGGATTGCTATCGGCAAAACTTAACGGATGTTGTGCAAAGTTCGCCACTTCACGTTGGCTCTTGCCTCCTATCCAACGTAGCTGTACCGCTCGCCCAAAAATTTCACTTAACCATTGATTTACTTCTGTTTTTGCCACTAAAGAGTCAAAATGAGTTCCCCAAACTTCACTAGTTTGAACTTGCTGAAAATCTTGGTAAAGCACCACGCATTTTTGACCGCTTGTATGGCAAATGACGATCCCCGTCGCAATCGGAAACACAGACAAGTTGTATAACTCCGCATCTTTACGGGCGGTAATAAATTTACCGTCGGTTTCGGTAATCATAAATTCTCGATCAAAGTTTAATCCTTTGGCTTCCACAAAGGCTTGTTCGACACGATAAGCTGCCGTTGATTTAATCGGGTAAAGATTGAGTTGTGTCACTTTCATTGGTAAAAATTCCTGTAAATTTGACCGCTTGCTAAAATAGGCTCGCACCATACCCAAAAGCGGGCAAAAAGTAAAAGGAATTTGCAAATAAAGAAGGGAGACGATAAACTTACACCATTTATCGCCCTAAATTAGGTAATTAAAATGGCTAAGAAACCCACCCAAGATTTTGAATCAACTCTCAAGGAATTAGAAGCAATTGTCAGCCACTTAGAAACGGGTGACTTGCCTTTAGAAGAAGCACTCAATGAATTTGAAACTGCGGTAAAACTTGTCCAACAAGGGCAAGAACGCTTACAAAAAGCGGAGCAACGCATTCAAATCTTACTCAATAAAAACGAACAAGCCGAACTTTCCGATTACGAATAAAAATAACAATGAGCTACTCTCTCTCAACTGATCTTACCGCTATTCAACAACGTATCAATGACTTCTTAGCAGCAAAGCTACAAACTCATCAGGCTTATGATTCACCATTGATTGATGCAATGTCTTACGCCGTCTTACTCGGTGGAAAACGGGTTCGTCCATTCCTGATTTATGCCACCGGCAGAATGCTCGGTGTGTCGCTTGAACAGCTTGATCACAGTGCAGCGGCAATGGAAGCAATCCACGCTTATTCATTAGTACATGATGATCTGCCGGCGATGGATGACGACAAACTTCGCCGAGGTAAACCGACTTGTCATATCGCCTTTGATGAAGCGACCGCCATTCTTGCCGGCGATGCGTTACAAAGTTTTGCCTTTGAACTGATTGCACAAGACGAATCATTAACTGATTCGCAAAAAGTCTCGCAAATTCAAGCGCTTGCTCAAGCAGCTGGTGCAAGAGGAATGTGTTTAGGGCAAAGCCTCGATTTGCTCGCCGAAGATAAAGCGGTTAATTTAGCCGAATTGGAATTAATTCACCGTAATAAAACCGGCGCACTCATTATCGCTTCGGTGTTAATGGGCTTTAATTTATCTACGCATTCGCAAAATTTAGCAATAAAACAACCGCTTGAACGCTATGCACAAGCGATCGGATTGGCGTTCCAAGTACAAGACGATATTTTAGATGTGATTGGCGAAACCGATAAAATCGGTAAAACCGTAGGTTCGGATGAAAACTTGCATAAAAGTACTTATCCAAAACTGCTTGGTTTAGAAGGCGCACAAAAGAAAGCGCAGGACTTATATCAAACTGCATTAAATGCGCTTGAGGAATTACCGTTTGATACCACAGCGCTTAAAGAATTAGCGCATTTCATTGTCAAACGTGAAAACTAATTTGCAAAAAGTCGTGTGATTTTGACCGCTTACCTAAAGCATATAAAGGCGAGCATTACTCTCGCCTTTTTGTTTATTTAAATTTACTTTTGAAAAGCGAAATAAACCGCCCCTAAAATGCAAATAAAACTCAGTAGATAATTTAATTTAAACCCTTCATTCAAATAAACCACCGCAAAAACAGAGAATACAACAAGAGCAATCACTTCTTGCAGAATCTTTAGCTGAAACGGTTTGATTTGCCATTGTGCGCCTAAATTATTTGCCGGCACGGCAAGGCAATATTCGAAAAAAGCGATTCCCCAGCTAATCAGCACAATTTGCCATAAGGGTAACGGTATAGCAGATGGTTTGATATGCCAATACCAAGCAAATGTCATTAATGTATTAGAAAGCGTTAAAAGTAAAACTACGATCAACCAACTCATTGTTTTTCCTTATCAATTTGCAAAATTTTAGCGATTTTTAACTGCCTGTAGCTTGTAAGATCAAAAAAGCACACTCGAGAGTGTGCTTTTTTTCGTATCAATTCAGCTTATTTCTGGCGCATTGCAGGGAATAAGATCACATCACGAATTGACGGTGCATTTGCAAAAATCATTGCTAAACGGTCGATACCTAAACCTTCGCCGGCTGTAGGTGGTAAACCGTGTTCTAACGCAACAACAAAGTCTTCATCTTTAAACATTGCTTCATCATCGCCTGCATCTTTTGCTGCCACTTGTGCATCAAAACGCTCTGCTTGGTCTTCCGCATCGTTTAGTTCTGAGAAACCGTTACCGATTTCGCGACCACCGATAAATAATTCGAAACGATCAGTTACTTCAGGGTTCTCATCATTACGGCGTGCAAGCGGTGAAATTTCCGCTGGGTGCGCCATTAAGAAAGTCGGTTGAATTAATTGATGTTCCGCAACTTCTTCAAAAATCGCATTAACCACAGAACCTAAGCCCCAAGATTTTTGAATTTCAATGCCTAAACCTTTGGCAATTTCTACTGATTTTTCGAAGCTGTCTAAATCTTCACGTGTAATGCCGTTACCGTATTTCACGATTGCATCGTGCATCGTGATACGTTCAAACGGTTTACCGAAATCGAACACGTACTCACCGTAAGGAACAGTTGTTGTACCAAGAATATCAATTGCTAATTTACGTAATAATTCTTCGGTGTTATCCATTAAATCGTGGTAATCCGCATACGCTTGGTAGTATTCGATCATCGTGAATTCAGGATTGTGGCGCACTGAAACACCTTCATTACGGAAGTTACGGTTTAATTCAAATACACGCTCAAAACCACCAACCACTAAACGTTTCAAATAAAGCTCAGGTGCAATACGTAAATACATATCTACATCCAATGCGTTATGATGAGTCACGAACGGTTTTGCCGCCGCACCGCCCGGAATCACTTGTAACATTGGTGTTTCAACTTCAATAAAGTCTTTCTCTAAGAAGAATTGACGAATGCCTGAAACCACTTTTGAACGAATCATAAATGTACGGCGAGATTCTTCGTTAGAAATTAAATCTAAATAACGTTGACGATAACGTGTTTCTTGGTCGGTTAAACCTTGTACTTTGTTTGGTAACGGACGCAGTGATTTAGTTAATAATTCCACTTCCGAACAACGAACGGTTAATTCGCCTGTTTTCGTTTTGAAAAGCGTACCGGAAACACCAACGATATCACCTAAATCCCACATGCTTACTTTATCCGCATACACACCTTCAGCAAGGTTATCACGTGCAACATAAAGCTGGATTTGACCGCTTACATCTTGAATCGTAAAGAAAGACGCTTTACCCATTACACGTTTAAGCATAATACGGCCGGCAACTTTTACTTGAATATCTTGTTCTTTTAGCGCTTCGCCTTCTACTTCATCGTATTGTGCGTGTAATTTTTCTGCGTAAGCATCACGACGGAAAGTATTCGGGAACGGATTACCTTGTTCACGTAATTTTGCTAATTTCTCACGGCGAGCTAACATTTCACCATTAAGATCTAATTCTTGGTTTTCAACTTCAGACATTTTTTAACCTTTTGCTTGATAAATTCGAAAAATGAAAGCAATTATAAGCGATTTTACAGATTTTTGGTAGGAAACAAGCGGTCGGATTTTAGGAAAAATTTGCAAAACTTTCACAAAATTCGACCGCTTGTCGATTACATGACAACAACATCAAATTGATCTTGATGATAGTAAGGTTCTAATTTGATTTCGACTTTCTTGCCGATAAAGGCTTCTAACTCAGCAATCGAAGCGTGCGTTTCTTCATTAATTAAATATTCCGCCACTTCTTTTGAAGCATAGACTCGTACTTTTTCGGTTTTAAACAAGTGATGAACACGCACAATCTCACGCAGAATTTCATAACAAACCGTTTCAACCGTTTTAATCGTGCCTCGCCCTTTACACGCCGGACAGTCGCAGCACAATACACGTTCTAAACTTTCACGGGTACGTTTACGGGTCATTTCCACTAAGCCAAGCTGGGTAAAGCCGTTCACATTGGTCTTCACTCGGTCGCCTTTCAACGCTTCTTGTAATGACTGCAACACACGCTCACGATGCTCTTCTTCTTGCATATCAATAAAATCAATAATGATAATGCCGCCTAAATTACGCAGTTGTAACTGATGCGCAATTGCTTGTGTTGCCTCGATATTGGTATTAAAAATCGTATGCGCTAAATTACGATGACCGACAAACGCACCAGTATTAATATCAATCGTGGTCATCGCTTCGGTTTGCTCAATAATTAAATAACCGCCCGATTTTAAATCGACCCGTTTATCCAACGCTTTTTGAATCGCCTCTTCTACACCGTAGGCATCAAATAACGTTTGGCTACCGCTATATAAACTCACGTTTTCGGTCAGTTCCGGCATAAACTCCGCTAAAAACTCTTTAACTTGTTCATAGGTCATTTTCGAGTCAATGCGAATCGAACTGATATGCGTACCAACAAAGTCACGTAAAACACGTTGTGCTAAAGCCAGCTCACCATATAGCATTGATTTAACAGGATATTTTGCCTTGCGTTCTAAAATTTTACGCCATAAACGTTTCAAGAAAATCGTATCTTGTTGCAAACTTTCTTCCGAAACCTCTTCTGCCGCCGTACGCACAATAAAGCCGCCGAGCTCATCACAATAAGGCTCAACCAACGCTTTTAAACGATTACGTTCTTCCTCACTTTCGATACGTTGCGAAACACCCACGTGGCTATTTTCCGGCATAAATACCAAATAGCGAGAAGGCAAAGTAATATCAGTGGTTAAACGCGCACCTTTAGTACTAATCGGGTCTTTCACCACTTGTACGATAATGTCTTGTCCTTCACGTACCAGCTCTGCAATATCTTTTACGACAAACTGTTTCTTCTCGTTTTCATCCACACATTCCGTGTGCGAAACAATATCGGAAGCGTGCAAAAATGCCGCTTTTTCCAAACCGATATCAACAAATGCCGACTGCATTCCTGGTAACACTCGTGTCACACGCCCTTTATAAATATTACCGACAATCCCACGCTTCGCCTCACGCTCAATATGAAGCTCTTTTAACAATCCATTCTCAACTAACGCTACCCGAGTCTCACTCGGCGTCACGTTTACTAATAATTCTGCACCGCTCATTGTTATCTTTCTCTAAGTCGTTAAATCATATTAATTAAAGTTTAACATTGACGAAGTAAGAAAACAAAAAACAAGATCAAATAAGTGATGGATTTTAGCATTCACTTCAATTGAACGCCTTCACTTACAATCTAACTAAATAACTAGGTAGCTTGTGGAGGATAAATTTCACAAAAAATTTACTTATCTGTGGGGATTTTTGCTAGAATGTTGCGATTTTTTTACGACAAGTCAAAGGTATTACAATGTCAGAACAAACTTTTATTACCGGTAAAGATGCTGCGCTTGAGGACAGTATTTCTACCTTTCAGCATAAATTAAAAACTTTAGGGTTTAACATTGAAGAAGCGTCTTGGTTAAATCCGGTGCCGAATGTGTGGTCGGTGCATATTCGTGATGCGGATTGTCCGCAGTGTTTCTCAAATGGTAAAGGCGCAAGCAAAAAAGCGGCTTTAGCTTCGGCATTAGGTGAATATTTCGAGCGTTTATCAACCAACTATTTCTGGGCGGATTTTTATTTAGGTCAAGAAATTGCTAATAGTGAATTTGTGCATTATCCGACTGAGAAATGGTTCCCAATCGAAGATGATGAGCAATTACCGGAAGGTATTTTGGATGATTTCTTATTTGATTACTTCGATCCGAATGGCGAATTAACCCCGAATTTATTAATCGATTTGCAATCAGGTAACTACGATCGTGGTATCGTTGCTCTGCCTTATACTCGTCAATCAGATAACCAAACTGTGTATATTCCGCAAAGCATTATCGGTAACTTATTTGTTTCAAACGGTATGTCGGCAGGTAATACGAAAAACGAAGCACGTGTACAGGGTTTGTCGGAAGTGTTCGAGCGTTTTGTGAAAAACCGTATTATCACTGAGGCAATCAGCTTACCGGAAATTCCGCAAAGCGTGATTGACGGCTATCCGACAATCAAAGCGTCTATTGAAAAACTCGAACAAGAAGGCTTCCCGATTTTATGCTATGACGCATCATTAGGTGGTGAATTCCCGGTTATTTGTGTGATCTTGTTAAACCCGAATAACGGCACTTGCTTCGCTTCATTCGGTGCGCATCCAAATTTCCAAGTAGCGTTTGAACGTACGGTAACCGAGTTATTACAAGGTCGTAGCTTAAAAGATTTAGATGTGTTTGCTCCGCCTTCATTTAATAATGAAGATGTGGCTGACCACGCTAACCTTGAAACGCACTTTATTGATTCAAGCGGTCTGATTTCGTGGGATCTTTTCAAGAAAGATGCAGATTATGACTTCGTTCATTGGGATTTCTCAGGTACAACCGAGCAAGAGTTTGCCAATATGATGGCCATCTTCAATAAGCACGAGCAACCTGTTTATATTATGGATTATGAACATTTGGGCGTGTACGCTTGTCGTATTCTTGCGCCGGGTATGTCGAACATCTATCCAAGTGACGATTTA encodes the following:
- a CDS encoding surface lipoprotein assembly modifier — translated: MNQKFFSSLFFLTLSGQIYAEISEQQQIQERLNDHRFQTETQQIPTQKTIPVKAKAELTSSAKSISISKEELSHHPSLVVRAMIPAVMQNNAENVALLYPIYQKLPTEFQDPILEKWIKAILVKQHDHSAAIALYREVLAQNSEITMARLQLAIALFENNENDAAEDQFQKVRSENIPEELKQGIDQYLSAIAKQDRWVFSGGVTYLNDPNINNAPKNGTTYGKWTAPKSESAQGFGFNFNVGKKWSWGNGIYNEFRLDTNGKYYWNNHKYNEFSGRGSFGLGYQNARTNLALLPFMEQTLYAGGSSSSDSLKRFSKTSGTTLEFSHWVSPKWQFNSTYEYAEVRYMDRKHLNGNYHFISTGLTYLANAKQYWFTNLSYNRTATRDKDDSYMRRGVSLGWGQEWSFGLSTRLSLSYAEKDYKGPMPIFNITQRNKEYGLNASIWHRAIHYWGITPRVTYSFNKVKSNHVFYSYDKHRAFIEFNKRF
- a CDS encoding transferrin-binding protein-like solute binding protein; the protein is MKTLTKISLAALSMAIAACSSGGGGSKNSAPKPKVEQKQELKQGQKQQAPKSDAIQPKQPQLESLPDAIQPKQPQLESLPDVIQPKGPEPKTNMEEPKEPEPKANMEEPKEPEPKANMEEPKEPEPKTNMEEPKEPEPKTNMEEPKEPEPKANIEEPKQPELKSNNTQTVEGKGYTFTFTGRARALDFNPQSLKSENITQLVVDGQKFDVSVSSPNKSEYVILKEDGTFLSNDNIFSSIKYGIHQLTDNQWTYFVQGTPTKHSEIPQQGTFNYEGSYISYGAPVGVATFKADFGEKRLTGELKGFYPGGSSYGLGAIIEGNHFHSRRGTVNVDGHFYGKDADELAGFVEDEAENHLSIFGGKKVDSSTK
- a CDS encoding LTA synthase family protein, whose product is MRFILNLKGEFMEQRRSVLFPILFFVGINLLILSLSRLGLSLWQSERVSAVDGWLPLFLQGIRIDISALCWLFGVPALFTALFLNNNTFLGNVWRIILRIWLTAGSVFILFMEAATPNFIETFDLRPNRLFIEYLVHPKEVFTMLINGHLASVIISSLLAVISLVVYWKLSGWATNNLRFPNWKFRPLIGLLVAALVFVGGRSSLAHRGINPAMVAFSSDPLVNSLVLSSGYSVLYAVQQLKDEDKSSEQYGKMSTEEMFALVKQARGRADSDYISTEIPTLTYNQATYQGKPKNIVIVLEESLGAQFVGTLGGKPLTPNFDRLAKEGWLFENLYATGTRSVRGIEAVTTGFTPTPARAVVKLTKSQTNFFSIAELLRRQGYDTSFIYGGEKHFDNMASFFYGNGFTRIIDEKDYKNPKFKATWGMSDEDLFDKANETFTQLHKEGKPFFSLVFSSSNHDPFEFPDGKIELYEQPKQTRNNAAKYADFAIGHFFELAKKSAYWKDTVFLVIADHDSRAFGEYLVPIQHFHIPALFIGEGIEAKRDNRLVSQIDMPATLLSLAGVSGEYPMLGYDLTKDVNPNRAFMQYNATQAMMKGDGSVVVMRPNTPIQGFVYNKADHSLKAQEQPEAMKKEALAHALLGSYLYKNQLYKLPKQEKE
- a CDS encoding MOSC domain-containing protein, which translates into the protein MKVTQLNLYPIKSTAAYRVEQAFVEAKGLNFDREFMITETDGKFITARKDAELYNLSVFPIATGIVICHTSGQKCVVLYQDFQQVQTSEVWGTHFDSLVAKTEVNQWLSEIFGRAVQLRWIGGKSQREVANFAQHPLSFADSNPVSLMSEKSLEQVKEWSPVEISMERFRPNIVVDGNQAFEEEQWEQVQIGEVIFTKSALCTRCVMITRDLTTLELDPNVEPFRTLKQMHANEKGKPVFGIHLVPQNSGVIRLGDQVLIKS
- the xseB gene encoding exodeoxyribonuclease VII small subunit; amino-acid sequence: MAKKPTQDFESTLKELEAIVSHLETGDLPLEEALNEFETAVKLVQQGQERLQKAEQRIQILLNKNEQAELSDYE
- the ispA gene encoding (2E,6E)-farnesyl diphosphate synthase; the protein is MSYSLSTDLTAIQQRINDFLAAKLQTHQAYDSPLIDAMSYAVLLGGKRVRPFLIYATGRMLGVSLEQLDHSAAAMEAIHAYSLVHDDLPAMDDDKLRRGKPTCHIAFDEATAILAGDALQSFAFELIAQDESLTDSQKVSQIQALAQAAGARGMCLGQSLDLLAEDKAVNLAELELIHRNKTGALIIASVLMGFNLSTHSQNLAIKQPLERYAQAIGLAFQVQDDILDVIGETDKIGKTVGSDENLHKSTYPKLLGLEGAQKKAQDLYQTALNALEELPFDTTALKELAHFIVKREN
- a CDS encoding DMT family protein, giving the protein MSWLIVVLLLTLSNTLMTFAWYWHIKPSAIPLPLWQIVLISWGIAFFEYCLAVPANNLGAQWQIKPFQLKILQEVIALVVFSVFAVVYLNEGFKLNYLLSFICILGAVYFAFQK
- the lysS gene encoding lysine--tRNA ligase, whose translation is MSEVENQELDLNGEMLARREKLAKLREQGNPFPNTFRRDAYAEKLHAQYDEVEGEALKEQDIQVKVAGRIMLKRVMGKASFFTIQDVSGQIQLYVARDNLAEGVYADKVSMWDLGDIVGVSGTLFKTKTGELTVRCSEVELLTKSLRPLPNKVQGLTDQETRYRQRYLDLISNEESRRTFMIRSKVVSGIRQFFLEKDFIEVETPMLQVIPGGAAAKPFVTHHNALDVDMYLRIAPELYLKRLVVGGFERVFELNRNFRNEGVSVRHNPEFTMIEYYQAYADYHDLMDNTEELLRKLAIDILGTTTVPYGEYVFDFGKPFERITMHDAIVKYGNGITREDLDSFEKSVEIAKGLGIEIQKSWGLGSVVNAIFEEVAEHQLIQPTFLMAHPAEISPLARRNDENPEVTDRFELFIGGREIGNGFSELNDAEDQAERFDAQVAAKDAGDDEAMFKDEDFVVALEHGLPPTAGEGLGIDRLAMIFANAPSIRDVILFPAMRQK